A region from the Aegilops tauschii subsp. strangulata cultivar AL8/78 chromosome 5, Aet v6.0, whole genome shotgun sequence genome encodes:
- the LOC141023265 gene encoding SNF2 domain-containing protein CLASSY 4-like, producing MEQLRKEFNWTKRDELLYMSGNVSVKTRKALMVGFNDMESESKVMLASTKVCGEGITLIGASRVVPLDVVWNPSVQRQAIGYAYRIGQQKIVYTYNLIAEGIQEKGKYDIHAKREQLSKLLFSSGPQLADCNPSPEFISIDRILEQTTEDDNLKETFVNVLLS from the coding sequence ATGGAACAGCTGAGGAAAGAGTTCAACTGGACTAAACGCGACGAGCTCCTGTATATGAGTGGAAATGTCTCCGTTAAAACCCGCAAGGCCTTGATGGTGGGCTTCAATGATATGGAGAGCGAGTCCAAGGTCATGCTTGCATCGACCAAGGTGTGTGGAGAAGGTATTACCCTCATTGGAGCATCGCGTGTGGTGCCCCTCGATGTTGTGTGGAACCCTTCTGTCCAAAGGCAGGCGATTGGATATGCATATCGAATTGGTCAGCAAAAGATTGTCTATACATACAATCTAATCGCAGAAGGAATACAAGAGAAGGGCAAATATGATATACATGCTAAGAGGGAGCAACTGTCCAAATTGTTGTTTTCAAGTGGGCCACAGCTTGCGGATTGCAACCCGTCACCGGAATTTATTTCCATTGACAGGATTTTGGAACAAACGACAGAAGATGACAATCTGAAAGAGACTTTTGTGAATGTACTCCTCTCATAG
- the LOC141023264 gene encoding SNF2 domain-containing protein CLASSY 3-like has translation MEQPRKEFNWTKLNELMYMSGNFSVKARKALMVDYNDMESEAKVMLASTKVCGEGITLFGASRVVILDVVWNPSDQRQAIGRAYRIGQQKVVHTYNLIAEGTQEKGKYDIQAKKEQMSKLLFSSEPQPAECNPSSEFISIDRILEQMTEDENLKEIFVNILPS, from the coding sequence ATGGAACAACCGAGGAAAGAGTTCAACTGGACTAAACTCAACGAGCTCATGTATATGAGTGGAAATTTCTCTGTTAAAGCCCGCAAGGCCTTGATGGTGGACTACAATGATATGGAGAGCGAGGCCAAAGTGATGCTTGCATCGACCAAGGTGTGTGGAGAAGGTATCACCCTCTTTGGAGCATCGCGTGTGGTGATCCTCGATGTTGTGTGGAACCCTTCTGACCAAAGGCAGGCGATTGGACGTGCATATCGAATTGGTCAGCAAAAGGTTGTCCATACATACAATCTAATCGCAGAAGGAACACAAGAGAAGGGCAAATATGATATACAAGCTAAGAAGGAGCAAATGTCCAAATTGTTGTTTTCAAGTGAGCCACAGCCTGCGGAGTGCAACCCTTCATCAGAATTTATTTCCATTGACAGGATTTTGGAACAAATGACAGAAGATGAAAATCTGAAAGAGATTTTTGTGAATATACTCCCATCGTAG